In the Maribacter sp. MJ134 genome, one interval contains:
- a CDS encoding PDZ domain-containing protein: MKRVNQLDNKMSTHSSRLQLLFVLCFPLLFFSQNYEMVKGQQVEKIKFELINNLMVVPIEVNGTKLSFIMDSGVGTPILFNLADQDSIQLKNVSEITINGLGEGDPISALSSSGNFFNLGNIRNFAQKLYVVMDGGINFSPSLGVPIHGIIGYDLFKDFVVDINYVHKSIRFYDPEDYTYKSTKKSNTLPIDIINKKAYLAAEVALRNEERFDVKLLLDTGSSDAVWLFEDEDLSVPKEYYEDFLGKGLAGDIYGKRTRINHLRIGNYQLDDAKAAFPDMVTFSSIKNLGDRNGSLGGEVLRRFNIIFDYRNRKITLKKNSNFKKPFRYNISGIDLQHAGVRYVSERIANTNGVMFSNERKYGDVKILLEHATKLSVVPEIVVSAIRAGSPAHSAGLKEGDVILAVNGKRIHRYKLQEVLQMLNDKQGKRVKVLIERSDNDLLFSFVLKDLFK, from the coding sequence TTGAAGAGAGTTAATCAATTGGATAATAAGATGTCAACACATTCTTCGCGGCTACAGCTATTGTTTGTTCTGTGCTTTCCACTACTTTTCTTTTCCCAAAACTACGAGATGGTGAAGGGACAGCAGGTAGAAAAAATTAAATTTGAGTTGATCAATAATTTAATGGTCGTGCCAATTGAGGTCAACGGAACAAAATTGTCCTTTATTATGGATTCCGGTGTAGGGACGCCAATTTTATTTAATCTAGCCGACCAAGATTCCATTCAACTTAAAAATGTTTCAGAAATCACCATAAATGGTCTCGGTGAGGGAGACCCCATAAGTGCACTTAGTTCTAGCGGTAATTTTTTTAACCTCGGAAACATTAGAAATTTTGCTCAAAAATTGTATGTTGTAATGGATGGTGGAATTAATTTTTCTCCTAGTTTAGGCGTACCTATTCATGGTATTATTGGTTATGATCTTTTTAAGGATTTTGTGGTAGATATCAATTATGTCCATAAAAGTATCCGATTTTACGATCCTGAGGATTATACGTATAAATCAACAAAAAAATCCAACACCTTACCCATTGATATTATTAATAAGAAGGCATATTTGGCGGCAGAGGTAGCTTTAAGGAATGAAGAGCGTTTTGATGTTAAACTTTTGTTGGACACCGGAAGTAGCGATGCCGTTTGGTTATTCGAGGATGAAGATTTAAGTGTTCCTAAAGAATATTATGAAGATTTTTTGGGAAAAGGACTTGCGGGCGATATTTATGGTAAAAGAACCAGGATCAACCACTTAAGGATAGGGAACTATCAATTGGATGATGCGAAAGCAGCTTTTCCAGATATGGTCACCTTCAGTTCTATTAAAAATCTTGGGGATCGGAATGGTAGTCTAGGAGGAGAAGTTTTAAGACGCTTTAATATCATTTTCGATTATCGGAATAGGAAAATTACACTGAAAAAGAATAGTAATTTTAAGAAGCCTTTTCGGTATAACATAAGTGGTATAGACTTGCAGCATGCCGGTGTAAGGTATGTGTCCGAACGTATTGCCAATACCAATGGTGTTATGTTCAGTAACGAAAGGAAGTACGGTGATGTTAAGATTTTATTGGAACATGCTACCAAACTCAGTGTTGTGCCAGAAATTGTAGTTTCTGCAATACGGGCGGGTAGCCCAGCACATAGCGCGGGTTTAAAGGAAGGAGATGTTATTTTAGCCGTGAATGGAAAAAGAATCCACCGTTATAAACTTCAAGAAGTTTTACAGATGTTAAACGACAAGCAAGGTAAGCGGGTTAAAGTGCTTATCGAAAGGTCGGACAATGACCTGCTCTTCAGCTTTGTTTTAAAAGACCTTTTTAAATAA
- a CDS encoding membrane or secreted protein, which translates to MKLILLTIGLLALAFSGIAIKLWAKKDGKFAGTCASQSPFLNKDGEACGMCGKLPSEQDCKKDIVA; encoded by the coding sequence ATGAAACTTATTCTTCTCACCATTGGTCTTTTGGCACTTGCATTTTCTGGTATAGCCATAAAATTATGGGCAAAGAAAGACGGGAAATTCGCAGGCACTTGCGCAAGCCAAAGCCCTTTCCTAAATAAGGATGGTGAAGCCTGCGGCATGTGCGGAAAACTTCCCAGTGAGCAGGACTGTAAAAAAGATATTGTAGCCTAA
- a CDS encoding RNA polymerase sigma factor — protein sequence MSTLLEKHIVELLQERNDKAIALLYDNYGDTLLGVANKVVRDQELAQDVLQESFVKIWKKADSYDPSKAKLFTWLFRITRNTAIDKLRSVNTKSDKEIQIDVSDVYTLGVESTRPELMDIQENLEKIEEKYQIVLEALFFQGMTQQEASDELDIPLGTIKSRLKIGLRELGKIYGPAMLALLLNLVQ from the coding sequence ATGAGTACACTACTTGAAAAACATATCGTTGAATTATTGCAAGAGCGCAATGACAAAGCCATTGCGTTACTATATGATAATTATGGTGATACGTTACTAGGTGTAGCCAATAAAGTAGTTCGGGATCAAGAACTGGCCCAAGATGTGCTCCAAGAGAGTTTCGTGAAAATATGGAAGAAGGCAGACTCCTATGACCCTTCTAAAGCCAAACTATTTACATGGTTGTTCAGAATTACTAGAAACACCGCTATAGATAAACTTAGGAGTGTAAACACAAAATCCGATAAGGAAATCCAAATTGATGTTTCTGACGTATATACCTTAGGTGTAGAAAGTACACGACCAGAATTAATGGACATTCAGGAGAATTTAGAAAAGATTGAAGAAAAGTACCAAATAGTGTTAGAAGCATTATTTTTTCAAGGTATGACGCAACAAGAAGCTAGTGACGAATTGGACATTCCATTAGGAACCATAAAGTCCAGATTAAAGATAGGACTAAGAGAATTAGGCAAGATTTATGGTCCGGCTATGCTAGCACTCTTATTAAATTTAGTACAATGA
- a CDS encoding anti-sigma factor — protein sequence MKEKIKAFLESDLLEKYLLGNTTEMETLRVEQYIAMYPEVRNTYNELQDNLETFAKLHAIKSPEGLKEKIVARIRTERNGRKKFFRYAIAASVAAVMFASASYFFYNQNQNLQEENTVVSNKIKLLEADMKQQLEDVRNQFIVLNNPQTKKYNVNGNRKAKELKAVAYINPVKKLSYINVSKLPNLPENQCFQMWAEVNGEMLNLGIIQEAANGQNLMALPYAENAVSYITIEPEGGNLNPTVDNIVANISY from the coding sequence ATGAAAGAAAAAATAAAAGCATTCCTAGAGTCCGACTTACTGGAAAAATACCTTTTAGGGAATACCACGGAGATGGAAACCTTGCGTGTAGAGCAATATATAGCCATGTATCCCGAAGTTAGGAATACATATAACGAGCTTCAGGATAATTTGGAGACCTTTGCGAAATTGCATGCTATAAAGTCTCCAGAGGGACTTAAGGAAAAGATTGTAGCAAGGATTAGGACCGAGAGAAACGGAAGAAAAAAATTCTTCAGATATGCTATTGCGGCAAGTGTGGCGGCAGTAATGTTTGCAAGTGCCTCTTATTTCTTCTACAACCAGAATCAGAATCTGCAAGAAGAAAATACTGTTGTTAGCAATAAAATAAAACTTTTAGAAGCGGACATGAAACAGCAGTTAGAGGATGTTAGGAACCAATTTATTGTGCTTAACAATCCCCAGACAAAAAAATATAATGTAAATGGTAACAGAAAAGCCAAGGAACTAAAAGCTGTTGCCTACATTAACCCTGTAAAGAAGCTTTCTTATATCAACGTAAGCAAACTTCCTAATCTACCAGAGAACCAGTGTTTTCAGATGTGGGCGGAAGTCAACGGGGAAATGTTGAACCTAGGCATAATTCAAGAAGCTGCGAACGGTCAAAATCTAATGGCGCTTCCATATGCTGAAAATGCGGTTAGCTACATCACCATTGAACCCGAAGGTGGAAATCTAAATCCTACCGTAGACAATATAGTTGCGAACATCTCTTACTAG
- the murB gene encoding UDP-N-acetylmuramate dehydrogenase, translated as MQIKKDFSLKNFNTFGIDARAQFFVEVTSVEELRIALQLADYPEKFILGGGSNMLLVNDIKALVIHVNIKGKEIISENANHVKIKVMAGENWHQVVLWTLEQDFGGLENMSLIPGNTGTAPVQNIGAYGVELKDTFVSCEAMDRNNQEIKEFSKEDCKFGYRESFFKSEGRDAFVITAVTFELSKKNHKLNTGYGAIEDELQKRNILNPTIKDISNAVITIRNSKLPDPKKLGNSGSFFKNPIITKSEFERFIEKHSAAPFYKVSESAFKIPAGWLIEQCGLKGKRLGDAGVHTKQALVLVNYDSASGKEILDLAHTIIKEVYARFGISIQPEVNIIK; from the coding sequence ATGCAAATCAAAAAAGATTTTTCCTTAAAAAACTTCAACACTTTTGGAATTGACGCCAGGGCACAGTTTTTTGTTGAGGTTACAAGTGTGGAAGAGTTACGTATTGCATTACAATTAGCAGATTATCCAGAAAAATTTATTCTGGGTGGAGGTAGTAATATGCTTCTAGTCAATGACATTAAGGCTTTGGTGATCCATGTGAACATTAAAGGAAAAGAAATTATTTCTGAGAATGCCAATCACGTAAAAATCAAAGTTATGGCCGGTGAAAACTGGCACCAAGTGGTACTTTGGACGCTGGAGCAAGATTTTGGCGGACTAGAAAATATGTCGCTCATACCGGGCAATACAGGTACCGCACCTGTTCAAAATATTGGAGCGTATGGCGTTGAACTTAAGGATACTTTTGTCTCTTGCGAAGCAATGGACCGAAACAATCAGGAAATAAAAGAATTTTCCAAAGAGGACTGTAAATTCGGTTACCGAGAATCCTTTTTCAAATCAGAAGGTAGAGATGCCTTCGTAATTACCGCAGTAACTTTTGAACTGAGCAAAAAAAATCATAAACTGAACACGGGTTATGGCGCTATTGAGGACGAGTTGCAAAAAAGAAATATCCTCAACCCTACTATAAAAGATATTTCCAACGCCGTAATTACCATAAGAAATAGTAAACTACCAGACCCTAAGAAACTGGGGAATAGCGGCAGTTTCTTCAAGAACCCGATCATTACCAAAAGTGAATTTGAACGTTTTATTGAAAAACACTCCGCAGCACCTTTTTACAAAGTTTCCGAATCAGCCTTTAAAATACCGGCAGGTTGGCTTATTGAACAGTGCGGTCTTAAGGGCAAACGCCTTGGCGACGCCGGTGTACACACTAAACAGGCCCTTGTACTGGTAAACTATGACAGTGCCTCCGGAAAAGAAATTCTAGACCTGGCCCATACCATTATCAAGGAAGTATATGCTAGATTTGGAATTAGTATTCAACCTGAAGTTAATATCATAAAATAA
- a CDS encoding DUF1573 domain-containing protein: MMKKIVLLLFVGLVGFTATAQDTAAKIEFKTETVDYGEIAKGSDGVRVFEFTNTGTAPLIISKVSSSCGCTIPKKPEAPILPGKTGEIQVKYDTNRVGPIRKAITVISNADTPTKVLKIKGEIKATVSGK; the protein is encoded by the coding sequence ATGATGAAAAAAATAGTACTTTTATTATTTGTTGGTCTAGTCGGATTTACTGCGACAGCACAGGATACGGCCGCCAAAATCGAGTTTAAGACAGAGACCGTTGACTATGGGGAAATAGCAAAAGGTTCTGATGGTGTGCGTGTATTTGAATTTACGAACACGGGAACAGCTCCTCTAATCATTAGCAAGGTAAGTTCTAGTTGTGGTTGTACCATACCTAAAAAGCCCGAAGCTCCTATTTTACCTGGTAAAACTGGTGAAATACAGGTGAAGTACGATACCAACCGTGTAGGTCCTATTAGAAAGGCCATCACCGTAATATCGAACGCTGATACACCTACAAAAGTTTTAAAGATAAAAGGAGAAATTAAAGCTACCGTTAGCGGTAAATAA
- a CDS encoding RNA polymerase sigma factor: MDNKEVLDDIIAKAKKGNQIAFSKLLDAFWNDVYGFQLKRTENENDAEDITIQTFSKAFDKINTYDDAYVFKTWLIAISKNIHIDLVRKRKRSVLNTSGSGEAIRKVLDNAPSMEDRLIQEQNLANLLRDIKKLKPHYQEVINLRFFNELSYADIADKLNEPMNNVKVKLLRAKKLLAEIIRSRK, encoded by the coding sequence TTGGACAATAAGGAAGTTCTGGACGACATTATCGCGAAAGCAAAAAAAGGCAACCAAATAGCCTTTAGTAAACTTTTAGATGCTTTTTGGAACGATGTCTACGGTTTTCAATTAAAGCGCACAGAGAACGAAAATGACGCCGAAGACATCACCATACAGACATTCTCCAAAGCTTTTGACAAGATTAATACATACGACGACGCTTACGTATTCAAGACTTGGCTCATAGCCATTTCCAAAAACATTCATATAGATCTTGTACGTAAAAGAAAAAGGAGCGTCCTAAATACTAGCGGCAGCGGCGAAGCCATTCGAAAAGTACTGGATAACGCGCCATCCATGGAAGACCGACTTATTCAAGAACAGAATTTAGCGAATCTGCTACGGGACATAAAAAAGCTTAAACCGCATTACCAAGAAGTGATAAACCTAAGGTTCTTCAATGAACTGAGTTATGCCGATATAGCGGACAAACTCAATGAACCCATGAACAATGTTAAAGTAAAATTGTTAAGAGCCAAAAAATTGCTTGCTGAAATTATTAGAAGCAGAAAATAA
- a CDS encoding pyridoxal phosphate-dependent aminotransferase, translating into MPSVSQKGRSMPESPIRKLVPYAENAKKKGAKVIHLNIGQPDIKTPQIALDAVKNNTLSVLEYSRTEGSEAYRTKIAAYYQRNEIMVNASDIIVTTGGSEALSFAMASIADAEDEIIIPEPFYANYNGFATAAGVKVVPVESKLEDNFALPPIADFEKLITPKTKAILICNPGNPTGYLYSKEEIQKLAEIVKKHDLFLIADEVYREFTYDNASHYSILQEEGLDDHAIIVDSVSKRYSMCGARIGFLVSKNKEVIKTALKFGQARLSPPTYAQIASEAALETPQSYFDDVIEEYVSRRDLLIAELKKLNGVKVAKPNGAFYCIAELPIEDADDFAQWLLEDFRVNNETVMVAPAAGFYATPGLGKNQIRIAYVLDQESLKRAVHILGEALKSYIG; encoded by the coding sequence ATGCCATCCGTTTCCCAGAAAGGGCGTTCCATGCCAGAGTCGCCCATCAGAAAGCTAGTTCCCTATGCCGAAAATGCAAAGAAAAAAGGAGCTAAGGTCATTCACCTGAATATCGGTCAACCTGATATTAAAACACCGCAGATTGCACTGGACGCTGTAAAGAACAATACGCTTAGCGTTTTGGAATACAGCAGAACGGAAGGCTCGGAAGCATACCGAACCAAGATAGCAGCTTACTACCAGCGAAACGAGATTATGGTTAATGCCAGTGATATTATTGTAACCACAGGTGGTTCCGAAGCTCTTTCCTTCGCTATGGCCTCGATTGCAGATGCCGAGGATGAAATAATTATACCGGAGCCTTTTTACGCCAATTATAATGGGTTTGCAACCGCTGCTGGGGTAAAGGTTGTCCCCGTTGAATCAAAACTTGAAGATAATTTTGCACTTCCTCCTATTGCGGATTTCGAAAAATTGATAACCCCTAAGACCAAAGCGATACTAATCTGCAATCCCGGTAACCCAACGGGTTACCTGTACAGCAAAGAGGAGATTCAAAAACTAGCGGAAATCGTAAAAAAACATGATTTATTTCTTATTGCAGATGAAGTATATAGGGAGTTTACCTATGACAACGCGTCGCACTATTCCATCTTGCAAGAGGAGGGATTGGACGATCATGCCATCATAGTAGATTCCGTTTCAAAGAGATATAGTATGTGTGGGGCAAGAATAGGATTTTTAGTATCAAAAAATAAAGAGGTCATAAAAACGGCCTTAAAATTTGGTCAGGCACGTCTTTCGCCTCCCACCTACGCCCAAATTGCAAGCGAGGCGGCCTTGGAAACTCCGCAAAGCTATTTTGACGATGTTATTGAGGAATATGTCTCCAGAAGGGATTTGTTGATTGCTGAACTAAAGAAATTGAATGGGGTTAAAGTAGCAAAACCAAATGGTGCATTTTATTGTATTGCGGAACTGCCTATAGAAGATGCCGATGATTTTGCACAATGGCTTCTAGAAGATTTTAGGGTAAATAATGAAACGGTCATGGTGGCCCCAGCAGCTGGCTTTTACGCTACACCGGGACTGGGAAAAAATCAAATTAGAATTGCTTACGTTCTAGACCAAGAAAGTCTTAAAAGAGCCGTTCATATTTTAGGAGAGGCTTTAAAAAGTTACATTGGATAA
- the gap gene encoding type I glyceraldehyde-3-phosphate dehydrogenase, with the protein MGTVNIGINGFGRIGRTLFRLIQHHPNLNVVAINDLADSKTLSHLLKYDSIHGIMNSSISFDEEHIILEKKAIKLTNHNHPKEINWSHQKVDIVVECSGKFKTRESLDFHLKNGAKKVILSVPPVDEAIKMIVYGINENTITKEDAILSNASCTTNNAAPMIKVINDLCGIEQAYITTIHSYTSDQSLHDQPHRDLRRARAASQSIVPTTTGAAKALTRIFPDLADVIGGCGIRVPVPNGSLTDITFNVKRNITIKEINDTFEKSAENELKNILYYTEDPIVSIDINNSSHSCTFDSQMTSVIGKMVKIIGWYDNETGYSSRIIDLIHFMNNKEYI; encoded by the coding sequence ATGGGAACAGTTAACATAGGTATTAATGGCTTTGGTCGTATAGGCCGTACATTGTTTAGACTCATTCAGCATCACCCTAATCTCAACGTGGTGGCCATTAATGATTTGGCGGATTCCAAAACACTATCACATTTATTGAAATACGATAGCATCCATGGTATCATGAATTCGTCCATCTCTTTTGATGAAGAACACATCATTCTAGAAAAAAAAGCGATAAAACTTACCAATCATAACCACCCCAAAGAGATAAATTGGAGCCATCAAAAGGTTGATATAGTTGTAGAATGTTCGGGTAAATTCAAAACAAGGGAAAGTTTGGACTTTCATTTAAAAAATGGTGCTAAGAAAGTTATATTATCAGTTCCACCTGTGGACGAGGCCATTAAAATGATTGTTTATGGCATTAATGAGAATACCATAACAAAGGAAGATGCAATACTATCAAACGCCTCGTGTACCACGAACAATGCGGCGCCAATGATAAAAGTCATCAATGATCTATGTGGTATAGAACAGGCTTATATTACAACAATTCACTCTTACACGAGCGATCAAAGTTTGCACGATCAACCGCATCGGGATTTAAGGAGGGCCAGAGCGGCATCTCAATCCATAGTTCCTACTACCACGGGAGCAGCTAAGGCCTTAACCCGCATTTTTCCAGATTTAGCAGATGTAATCGGTGGCTGTGGTATCCGGGTTCCTGTCCCTAATGGTTCTTTGACAGATATTACTTTCAATGTAAAAAGGAATATTACTATTAAGGAAATAAATGATACTTTTGAAAAGTCGGCAGAAAACGAATTGAAAAATATATTATATTATACGGAAGACCCTATAGTATCTATTGATATAAACAATAGTTCCCATTCTTGTACGTTTGATTCTCAGATGACGTCCGTAATAGGAAAAATGGTTAAGATTATAGGCTGGTACGATAATGAAACTGGCTACAGCAGTAGAATTATTGACCTGATACATTTTATGAACAACAAAGAATACATTTGA
- the lipA gene encoding lipoyl synthase has product MSVAVKENVAPPKGKPKWLRVKLPTGKKYTQLRGLVEKYDLHTICTSGSCPNMGECWGEGTATFMILGNICTRSCGFCGVKTGRPEDVDWAEPEKVGRSIKIMGIKHAVITSVDRDDLKDMGSIIWAETVKAIRRMNPDTTLETLIPDFQGIERHIDRIVAVAPEVVSHNMETVKRLTREVRIQAKYERSLEVLRYLKASGINRTKSGIMLGLGELEEEVIATMQDLRKANVDIVTIGQYLQPSKKHLPVKEFITPEQFKKYETIGLEMGFRHVESGALVRSSYKAHKHIH; this is encoded by the coding sequence ATGTCCGTAGCAGTAAAAGAAAATGTAGCTCCCCCCAAAGGAAAACCAAAATGGCTAAGGGTAAAACTTCCTACAGGTAAAAAATATACCCAACTAAGAGGGTTGGTGGAAAAGTATGATTTGCACACCATCTGTACTTCTGGAAGTTGCCCCAATATGGGCGAGTGTTGGGGAGAGGGCACAGCTACGTTTATGATACTGGGTAACATATGTACCCGTTCTTGTGGCTTTTGTGGTGTTAAGACCGGAAGACCGGAAGATGTGGATTGGGCAGAACCTGAAAAGGTAGGACGCTCCATTAAAATAATGGGCATAAAACATGCCGTAATCACCTCTGTTGACCGGGACGACCTTAAGGATATGGGATCCATTATTTGGGCTGAAACCGTAAAGGCCATTAGAAGAATGAATCCGGACACGACGCTAGAGACACTCATCCCAGATTTTCAAGGTATAGAAAGACATATAGACCGTATTGTGGCCGTAGCACCAGAAGTGGTTTCCCACAACATGGAGACCGTAAAGAGGCTTACGAGAGAAGTGCGTATACAGGCCAAATACGAACGTAGTCTTGAAGTCTTGCGCTATTTAAAAGCTAGTGGTATCAATAGGACAAAATCTGGTATTATGTTGGGCCTTGGTGAATTAGAGGAAGAAGTAATTGCTACCATGCAAGATTTACGAAAGGCTAATGTGGACATCGTCACCATTGGGCAATATTTACAACCCTCAAAAAAACACTTGCCCGTAAAAGAATTTATTACTCCTGAACAATTTAAGAAATACGAGACAATAGGCTTAGAAATGGGTTTTAGACATGTAGAAAGCGGTGCCTTAGTGCGTTCTTCCTACAAGGCACATAAACATATTCATTAA
- a CDS encoding valine--tRNA ligase, with amino-acid sequence MEIPSKYEPHEVENRWYNYWMKNNFFHSTPDNRTPYTIVIPPPNVTGVLHMGHMLNNTIQDVLIRRARLMGKNACWVPGMDHASIATEAKVVAKLKAEGIAKSDLSREEFLKHAWDWTDEYGGVILDQLKKLGCSCDWNRTKFTMDDDMSASVIKVFVDLYKKGQIYRGHRMVNWDPEAQTTLSDEEVIYEEKQGLLYYLEYQLEGSEEKVTIATTRPETILGDTAICINPNDERFQHLKGKKAVVPICGRVIPIIEDEYVDIEFGTGCLKVTPAHDINDKSLGEKHNLETIDIFNDDATLNSFGLHYQGKDRFVVRKEIAKELKEKGFLVKTETHINKVGTSERTKAVIEPKLSDQWFLRMEDLAKPALDAVMTSKEVKLFPKKFENTYRHWMENIRDWNISRQLWWGQQIPAYYFGDGQEDFVVAENEDEALKLAQAKNPNIKKTDLRQDEDVLDTWFSSWLWPISVFGGILEPENEEIQYYYPTNDLVTGPDILFFWVARMIVAGYEYREERPFENVYFTGLVRDKQRRKMSKSLGNSPDALKLISDYGADGVRVGLLLSSAAGNDLMFDEDLCQQGKNFANKIWNGFRLLKGWEISDLPQPEASKLALDWYTSKFNETLVEIEDHFSKYRISDALMSIYKLVWDDYSSWLLELIKPAYQQPIDKTTFDAVIRLFEQNLKLLHPFMPFLTEEVWQHIAVRTPEEALVVAEWPKVSQSDKSLISEFDFAAEVISGIRTIRKEKNIPMKEALELSVLNQEKVASKWDAVICKLTNVSKVSYIDSPLEGALTFRVKSNEYFIPIAGNIDIDAEIAKIKEELKYTEGFLKSVQKKLSNERFVNNAPEQVVGIEKKKAADAEAKIETLKKSLANLS; translated from the coding sequence ATGGAAATCCCTTCAAAATATGAGCCTCACGAGGTAGAGAACAGATGGTACAACTATTGGATGAAAAATAACTTCTTTCATTCTACGCCAGATAATAGGACGCCTTACACCATCGTTATTCCACCACCAAATGTTACAGGGGTGTTGCATATGGGGCATATGTTAAACAATACCATCCAAGACGTATTGATCCGTAGAGCCCGTTTAATGGGTAAGAATGCCTGCTGGGTGCCCGGCATGGACCATGCATCAATAGCCACTGAGGCTAAGGTCGTTGCCAAATTGAAAGCGGAAGGAATAGCTAAATCGGACTTATCTCGAGAAGAATTTTTAAAGCATGCTTGGGATTGGACGGATGAATATGGAGGCGTAATTCTAGACCAATTAAAAAAGTTAGGCTGTTCCTGTGATTGGAACAGGACAAAATTCACTATGGATGACGATATGTCAGCTTCCGTAATAAAGGTTTTTGTCGATTTATACAAAAAAGGGCAGATATACAGGGGCCACAGGATGGTTAATTGGGATCCGGAAGCACAAACTACACTATCTGACGAAGAAGTAATTTATGAGGAAAAGCAGGGATTACTCTATTATCTGGAATACCAATTAGAGGGCTCGGAAGAAAAGGTGACCATTGCCACCACAAGACCCGAAACTATTTTGGGTGATACCGCGATCTGTATTAACCCAAACGACGAAAGGTTTCAGCATTTGAAAGGTAAAAAAGCTGTTGTACCCATTTGCGGTAGGGTCATTCCTATAATCGAGGACGAGTATGTTGATATTGAATTTGGAACGGGATGCCTTAAAGTAACACCCGCACATGATATTAACGATAAGTCTTTAGGAGAAAAGCACAATCTTGAAACTATAGATATTTTCAATGATGATGCCACACTGAACAGTTTTGGACTGCACTACCAAGGAAAGGATAGATTTGTAGTACGTAAAGAAATCGCTAAAGAACTCAAAGAAAAAGGCTTCTTGGTTAAAACGGAGACGCATATTAATAAAGTAGGTACTTCTGAGCGAACCAAAGCGGTAATAGAACCTAAACTTTCGGATCAGTGGTTTCTTAGAATGGAAGACTTGGCAAAACCAGCTTTGGATGCGGTAATGACCAGCAAGGAAGTAAAACTTTTCCCAAAGAAATTTGAGAATACCTACCGCCATTGGATGGAAAATATACGGGATTGGAATATTTCTCGTCAACTATGGTGGGGACAGCAAATTCCTGCATATTATTTTGGTGACGGTCAAGAAGATTTTGTAGTTGCCGAAAATGAGGATGAGGCGTTGAAGTTGGCACAAGCTAAAAATCCAAATATTAAAAAAACGGATTTACGCCAGGATGAAGATGTACTAGATACTTGGTTTTCTTCATGGTTATGGCCCATTAGTGTCTTTGGCGGAATTTTAGAGCCCGAGAATGAAGAGATTCAATATTATTACCCAACAAACGATTTGGTGACCGGTCCGGATATTCTGTTTTTCTGGGTAGCACGGATGATTGTTGCAGGGTATGAATATCGAGAAGAACGACCTTTTGAGAACGTTTATTTTACCGGATTGGTAAGGGATAAGCAGCGAAGAAAAATGTCCAAATCCCTTGGCAACTCTCCAGATGCCTTAAAGCTAATAAGCGATTACGGTGCCGATGGCGTTCGGGTCGGATTACTTCTAAGTTCGGCCGCTGGTAACGATTTAATGTTCGATGAAGACCTCTGCCAGCAAGGAAAGAATTTTGCCAATAAGATTTGGAACGGGTTTCGCCTGCTAAAGGGATGGGAAATCTCGGATTTGCCACAGCCTGAGGCCTCTAAATTAGCATTGGACTGGTACACTTCAAAGTTCAATGAAACTTTGGTTGAAATTGAAGATCATTTTAGCAAATACCGTATTTCCGATGCATTAATGAGTATCTACAAATTGGTATGGGACGATTATAGTTCTTGGTTGCTAGAACTCATAAAACCGGCCTACCAACAACCCATTGACAAAACAACTTTTGACGCGGTAATCCGGCTTTTTGAACAGAACTTAAAGCTGTTACATCCCTTTATGCCTTTCCTTACCGAGGAAGTCTGGCAGCATATTGCTGTAAGAACTCCTGAGGAGGCATTAGTAGTAGCGGAATGGCCCAAGGTATCGCAGTCCGATAAAAGCTTAATTTCAGAATTTGATTTTGCCGCAGAGGTCATTTCCGGAATCAGAACTATCAGAAAGGAAAAGAATATTCCTATGAAGGAAGCTTTGGAGCTTTCTGTATTGAACCAAGAAAAAGTAGCTTCCAAATGGGATGCCGTCATCTGTAAACTGACCAACGTCTCTAAGGTTTCTTATATAGATAGTCCGCTAGAAGGTGCACTTACCTTTCGTGTAAAATCTAACGAGTACTTTATACCTATTGCCGGAAACATTGATATTGATGCGGAAATAGCCAAGATAAAAGAAGAGCTGAAGTATACGGAGGGTTTTCTAAAATCGGTTCAGAAAAAATTATCCAATGAGCGTTTTGTGAATAATGCCCCGGAGCAGGTCGTTGGTATCGAAAAGAAGAAGGCAGCCGATGCCGAGGCAAAAATTGAAACGTTAAAGAAGAGTCTGGCAAATTTAAGTTAA